The Pseudoalteromonas rubra region AAGTAACACCAGCACAGCACCAAAGCCCAATCCCATCATAATGCCATCCCATGCCGAAAGTAGGGGGGTATTTTTAGAGGCATATGCTTCGGCACGGCCAATGATGGCACAGTTGGTGACGATAAGCGGAATAAAAATCCCCAATGACTGATACAGACCGAACGTGTATGCGTTCATGAGTAGTTGTACGATAGTCACGAAGGCGGCAATGATCATCACAAAGACCGGGATCCGGATGTCTTTGGGGACCCAGTTTCGCACAATTGAGACTGTGACATTGGAGCCAACCAGTACCAGTAAAGTGGCCAGCCCCAGGCCCAAAGCATTGGTGATGGTGCTGGTGACGGCCAGCAACGGACACAGGCCCAGCAGCTGCACGAGTGCGGGGTTGTTTTTCCACATCCCCTCGTGGGCGAGTTGTTTAAATTCACTCATCGATGGCCTCCTCACAGTGGTTTGGCGCTGCAAAGAGTGTGTCAAAATTGCTGCGGGCATACCAGGCTGCGGCATTAACACTCTGAACGACGGCGCGTGGTGTGATAGTCGCACCGGTGAATTGATCAAACTGCCCGCCATCTTTTTGGACATTAAAAGCCGGGTCTTTTTCCTGAGTTACGGCCGTTCCACTGAAACGGGTTATCCAGTCAGACTTTGCCAGCTCGACTTTATCGCCAAGACCGGGGGTTTCTTCATGGCGCGTGACGCGTACGCCGGCTATCTCACCATTGTTGTAGACTGCGCTCAGAATGTCGATATTGCCGCTGTAGCCACGCGGTGTAATATGTTGTACCAGCAAGGCGACAGGGGTATCTTGCAGACGCGCTCGGTAGATAACATGTGGTCCGTTAGGACCCAGCTCCGGCGCACTGCTTACCGTGCAGTCCAGGTAGAGCTCGTTATCGTATTGCGCCTGTGGAATGACCTGAGTGAGGACGCGCATCAGGTGACGTTGTTCCTGTTTGGCAATTTCTGGCGCCGTAAAGGTTTGTACCAGTGCGACGCTACCTGTGGTCGCCAGTGCAAAGGCGGTCAGAATAAGGCCATTTTTCTTCATTGATGACAGGATCATGAGCTTGCTCCATGCCCGTAAGTACGAGGCTGCGTATAGTAATCAATCAAAGGCACCGCCATGTTCATGATCAAAACGGCAAAGGCAACGGCGTCTGGATAGCCACCAAAATGACGAATAAGATAAACCAGTAGCCCAATCAGTGCGCCATAGATCAGACGGCCGCGGTTGGTGGTACTGGCTGACACCGGATCGGTGGCAATAAAAAAGGCGCCCAGCATAGTTGCGCCGCTCAGCAGGTGGAACAGGGTACCTGCTTGCGTTGCCGGAGACAGTGCAAACCCCAGGCCGCTGCATATTGCCAGGGTCACAATAAACGCCACCGGGATATGCCAGTTAATGATTTTGGCTTTTAGCAGGTACAAACCGCCTAACAAGTAAGCCAGGTTAACCCACTGCCAGCCTTGTCCTGCATATTCCCCGAACGCGGCACTATCAGTGGCTTCTGAGACAGTCAAATTTTGCGATACGGCCGTTTTGACATGATCAAGTGGGGTTGCTGAGGTCGTACCATCAATGACCTGGCGTGCTTCCGCAAGCGGCACTCCTGCAAGGGTTTGTTCAGTAAAAATGAGTGCCAATTGGTCAAGTACAGACAGCGGTGTTGCTTGTATGTCTATGATTGGTGTCCAGCTGGTCATCTGTACCGGAAATGAGATTAGCAGTAAAACGTATGCAGCCATCGCGGGGTTGAACAGGTTAAAGCCCAGACCCCCATAGAGCTGCTTGACTATGGCAATGGCAAATACACAGCCAATTACAGTGACCCACCAGGGGGCCAAAGGTGGAATACTCACCGCGAGCAGCACTGCGGTCAGCCAGGCACTGCCATCACTGAGTGTTGGCCAAACAGGGCGACCACGTAGTTTCACCATAGCGGCTTCGGTCGCGCTGACAGTCAGCAACGCCAGTAGTAGCTGGAGTAGGGTACCAGGACCGAAAAAGTAACTTTGCACTAAAATGCCTGGGACACACGCAGCGAGCACTGTCAGCATCAGACGGCTAAGTGTTTTATGGCTGTGATTGTGGGGCGATGAAGCCATGGTTAATTTCATGACAGATCATTTCCTTCTTGGTCTTTGGCGGCGGCCTGCTTTTTCGCTTTTGCGCGTGCCACGGCGGCTTTAATTGCCGCTTGACGTTTTTCTTCCGCGCTCAGGGGCGCTTCATTTTCGGGCGCTGAATCGGCCGGTTCTGCGTCTGCTTGTTGCTCGGCCTCTTTTGCGGCTTTCTTTGCCTTGGCACGGGCAATGGCAGCGGCGACGGCGGCCTTACGAGGATCTTCCGGTTCAGCGTCAATCTCAGCAGGCTCTGAGTCTGCTTGTTGCTCGGCCTCTTTTGCGGCTTTCTTTGCCTTGGCACGGGCAATGGCAGCGGCAACGGCGGCCTTGCGAGGGTCTTCCGGTTCAGCGTCAATCTCAGCAGGCTCTGCGTCTGCTTGCTGCTCGACTTCTTTGGCGGCTTTCTTTGCCTTAGCGCGGGCAATGGCAGCGGCAACGGCGGCCTTACGAGGATCTTCCGGTTCAGCGTCAGTCTCTGCAGGCTCTGCGTCTGTTTGTTGCTCGGCCTCTTTGGCGGCTTTCTTAGCCTTGGCACGGGCAATGGCAGCAGCAACGGCGGCCTTGCGAGGATCTTCCGGTTCAGCGTCAATCTCAGCAGGCTCAGAGTCTGCTTGTTGCTCGGCCTCTTTTGCGGCTTTCTTAGCCTTGGCACGGGCAATGGCAGCGGCAACCTTGCGAGGATCTTCCGGTTCAGCGTCAGTCTCTGCAGGCTCTGCGTCTGTTTGTTGCTCGGCCTCTTTGGCGGCTTTCTTAGCCTTGGCGCGGGCAATGGCAGCGGCAACAGCGGCCTTGCGAGGATCTTCCGGTGCAGCGTCAGTCTCTGCAGGCTCTGCGTCTGTTTGTTGCTCGGCCTCTTTGGCGGCTTTCTTAGCCTTAGCACGGGCAATGGCAGCTGCAACAGCGGCTTTGCGCGGATCGCTGTCTGCCTCGTCGCTTTGTTGTTGCGCTGGTTGATCATCCTGTTGCGCCGCTTTTTTGGCTTTAGCACGAGCTATTGCGGCAGCGACAGCTGCTTTACGCGGGTCGTCGGTTGCTGTTTTCGGTTCAGCTGTATCACTTTGTTGGGCCGCTTTTTTGGCCTTGGCGCGAGCTATTGCGGCAGCAACGGCATCTTTGCGTGATCCTTCTCCACCCGCATGCATTTCAGGTGAAGCCTGGGCGTCTTTTTCTGCTTTATACTGACGCGCTTTTTCTTTTCGCTTAGCGCGCTCCAGCGCGACCTCTGAATTATCTGGTTCCAATGTGCCATCGGCGGCTTTTTTGGCCTTAGCTCGTTCGATGGCGGCCTGCACTGCCGACTGACCGTCTTTTTTCTGTTTAACGCGTTCCATTGCTGCACTGACTTTGTCTTGTTGCTCGGTATTTCGAGGGGTGCTGCGCGCTGGCCGTTTGTGACGATTTTGGCGTTCTTCCTGATCGCGTTCCAGTCGTTCTTTACGTGCTTCAAAACGTTCTTTAGCCCGTTCAGCTTTTACTTTTTCGAGCTTCTGTTCACGGATCTCGGCTTTGGCAACCCGATAATATTGTACCAGTGGAATTTCACTTGGACAGACATAGGCACAGGCGCCACATTCAATGCAGTCAAACAGGTTGTGCTCTTCGAGTTTGTCGTACTCTTTACCTTTGGCAAACCACTGCAGCTGTTGTGGCAGCAGCGTTTGTGGACAAGCGTCAGCACAAGCACTACAGCGAATACAAGCTTGCTCGGGGCCTGCAACGGCAAGCTCCTGATTATCCGGGGCCAGAATACAGTTGGTGGTTTTTACCACTGGGATCCGTACCGTTGGTAAAGTAAAGCCCATCATAGGCCCACCCATGATGACGCGTTGCTCAGTTACGGGTTCAAAGCCTTGACAAGTAAGTAAGTGCTTAATCTCAGTGCCCAGCAAGGCCCAGACATTTTGCGGAGTCTGGATGGTGTTGCCAGTCACGGTCACAACACGCTCAATCAGAGGTTTTCCTTTAGACACGGCTTCGCTGACAGCAAACAAAGTGCCGACATTCTGCACCAGAACACCGACATCAGCAGGGATCCCGCCACTGGGGACCTCCTTCGAGGTAAGTACTTGTATTAACTGCTTTTCACCACCTGAAGGATATTTAACAGGCAGACTACGGATGAGAATCTTACTGTTGTGTGCTGCGGCAGCTGTCATTGCCTCGATGGCTTCGGGTTTATTAGTTTCGATACCGACCAAGACATATTCTGGATTAAGCAGATGCTGCATAATCTCGATACCCTGCACAATTTGCTCGGCATGTTCGCGCATCAACAGATCATCGGCGGTGATATACGGCTCACATTCCACGCCATTGACCACTAAAAACTCGATGGGTTTATGCTTGGCGCTGTCGGCTTTTACATAGGTTGGAAAACCTGCACCACCCATTCCGGCAATACCGGCATGGTGAATAATGTCGATTAAGGTCTGATTGTCTATCTGCGTATAGTCTGCCACCGGGTTAAGCTCACACCAGCAGTCCTCGCCATCTGGGGTGAGGACGATACTTAGCTCTGGTAGCGCAGAAGGGTGCGCTGAAGGCATTGGTTTAATATCACTGATCACACCGGACGTCGGGGCATGCACCGGTAATGACCAGTTTGCACCCGGGCGGGTTAATGCCTGGCCTTTAAGTACGGTATCTCCTTTATTGACCAGTAGCTGGCCATTGGCACCTATGTGTTGTTTCAGAGGTAGCACCAGATAGTCGGGCAGGGGAATACGACCAATACTCGCCTGATTTGACACAGATTTTTGCTCCGGCGGATGAATGCCACCGGGAAATTGCCACAATTTACCGTGTTCAATTTGTTCAAGTAAAGTTTCCACTTAAACCTCTTAGTCGATTTGCTTTACAGGAATAGCATCAATTTGCCATTTCCAGGTTTGTACGGTTTGTGCCACCGGGATCATATCAATACAATCGACAGGGCAGGGGTCAACACACAGGTCGCAGCCAGTACACTCATCGGCAATGACGGTGTGCATCTGGCGGGTTGCGCCAACAATGGCATCAACTGGGCAGGCCTGGATACACTTAGTGCAGCCAATGCATTCATCTTCGCGAATATAGGCGACCTTTTTAATGGGTTCGGCTTCTTCACCACCTGCAAGCGGTTTAGCTTCAACGCCCATTAAATCAGCGAGCTTTTTAACCGTTGCTTCACCGCCTGGCGGGCACTTATTGACATCATCGCCATTCGCAATAGCTTCTGCATAAGGGCGACAACCCGGATAGCCACATTGACCACATTGTGTTTGTGGCAAGATGGCATCCACCTGATCAACAATGGGGTTGCTTTCAACTCGATATTTTACGGCTGCGTAGCCGAGGATAAGGCCAAATACCAGCGCCAGAGCACCGATGGCGATAATTGCGTAAAAAAACAGTGTCATCTCAGAACTTCACCAATCCAGAAAAACCCATAAAGGCTAGTGACATCAGTCCGGCTGTGATCATCGCGATGGATGCGCCCTTAAACGGCGTAGGCACATCTGCTACAGCGAGACGTTCTCGCAATGCGGCAAATAAAACCAGCACCAATGAAAAGCCTACAGCAGCACCAAAGCCATACACCGCCGAACCGATAAAAGTGTGGTCATTTTTGATGTTAAGTAGTGCGACCCCTAACACCGCACAGTTGGTGGTGATCAGAGGTAAAAATATACCGAGTAGCCGATATAAGGTTGGGCTGGTCTTGCGTACGACCATCTCTGTGAATTGCACAACCACAGCAATCACCAAAATAAAGCTCATCGTGCGCAGAAAAGTGAGATCCAGGGGAAGCAAAATGTACTGATTAACTAAATAACTGGTGACGGATGCCAATGTCAGTACAAAGGTGGTCGCAAGTGACATGCCGATGGCTGTTTCAAGTTTGCCCGACACACCCATAAATGGGCACAAACCGAGGAATTGCACCAATACAAAGTTATTTACCAACACTGTGCCAATAAGCAACAGAATATACTCTGTCATGCTTGCCCCTTAGTGTGAATGAATTTACAGAGAACCAGAATAGACTGAGAATTCTAACAATTTCGGGCCGGAGATCACAGTATTTAGCCAGGTGTTAAGGGGGAAAGTTTGTTAAAAATGGCTATTAAAGTTGACAATAGGGCAATAGGCTTGCCCTATTGTCATCAGAGTATTAAATTTCTTTTGGCTTTTCGATGTAGTAACCCTGAACGCCAT contains the following coding sequences:
- a CDS encoding electron transport complex subunit E, whose product is MSEFKQLAHEGMWKNNPALVQLLGLCPLLAVTSTITNALGLGLATLLVLVGSNVTVSIVRNWVPKDIRIPVFVMIIAAFVTIVQLLMNAYTFGLYQSLGIFIPLIVTNCAIIGRAEAYASKNTPLLSAWDGIMMGLGFGAVLVLLGAMRELFGQGTLFDGANLLLGDWATVLRIEVIEFDSQFLVAILPPGAFLGLGLIIAAKNYVDARKEAQAEPVGNPEKAPRARVTSLD
- the rsxG gene encoding electron transport complex subunit RsxG; this translates as MILSSMKKNGLILTAFALATTGSVALVQTFTAPEIAKQEQRHLMRVLTQVIPQAQYDNELYLDCTVSSAPELGPNGPHVIYRARLQDTPVALLVQHITPRGYSGNIDILSAVYNNGEIAGVRVTRHEETPGLGDKVELAKSDWITRFSGTAVTQEKDPAFNVQKDGGQFDQFTGATITPRAVVQSVNAAAWYARSNFDTLFAAPNHCEEAIDE
- the rsxD gene encoding electron transport complex subunit RsxD, which gives rise to MKLTMASSPHNHSHKTLSRLMLTVLAACVPGILVQSYFFGPGTLLQLLLALLTVSATEAAMVKLRGRPVWPTLSDGSAWLTAVLLAVSIPPLAPWWVTVIGCVFAIAIVKQLYGGLGFNLFNPAMAAYVLLLISFPVQMTSWTPIIDIQATPLSVLDQLALIFTEQTLAGVPLAEARQVIDGTTSATPLDHVKTAVSQNLTVSEATDSAAFGEYAGQGWQWVNLAYLLGGLYLLKAKIINWHIPVAFIVTLAICSGLGFALSPATQAGTLFHLLSGATMLGAFFIATDPVSASTTNRGRLIYGALIGLLVYLIRHFGGYPDAVAFAVLIMNMAVPLIDYYTQPRTYGHGASS
- the rsxC gene encoding electron transport complex subunit RsxC yields the protein METLLEQIEHGKLWQFPGGIHPPEQKSVSNQASIGRIPLPDYLVLPLKQHIGANGQLLVNKGDTVLKGQALTRPGANWSLPVHAPTSGVISDIKPMPSAHPSALPELSIVLTPDGEDCWCELNPVADYTQIDNQTLIDIIHHAGIAGMGGAGFPTYVKADSAKHKPIEFLVVNGVECEPYITADDLLMREHAEQIVQGIEIMQHLLNPEYVLVGIETNKPEAIEAMTAAAAHNSKILIRSLPVKYPSGGEKQLIQVLTSKEVPSGGIPADVGVLVQNVGTLFAVSEAVSKGKPLIERVVTVTGNTIQTPQNVWALLGTEIKHLLTCQGFEPVTEQRVIMGGPMMGFTLPTVRIPVVKTTNCILAPDNQELAVAGPEQACIRCSACADACPQTLLPQQLQWFAKGKEYDKLEEHNLFDCIECGACAYVCPSEIPLVQYYRVAKAEIREQKLEKVKAERAKERFEARKERLERDQEERQNRHKRPARSTPRNTEQQDKVSAAMERVKQKKDGQSAVQAAIERAKAKKAADGTLEPDNSEVALERAKRKEKARQYKAEKDAQASPEMHAGGEGSRKDAVAAAIARAKAKKAAQQSDTAEPKTATDDPRKAAVAAAIARAKAKKAAQQDDQPAQQQSDEADSDPRKAAVAAAIARAKAKKAAKEAEQQTDAEPAETDAAPEDPRKAAVAAAIARAKAKKAAKEAEQQTDAEPAETDAEPEDPRKVAAAIARAKAKKAAKEAEQQADSEPAEIDAEPEDPRKAAVAAAIARAKAKKAAKEAEQQTDAEPAETDAEPEDPRKAAVAAAIARAKAKKAAKEVEQQADAEPAEIDAEPEDPRKAAVAAAIARAKAKKAAKEAEQQADSEPAEIDAEPEDPRKAAVAAAIARAKAKKAAKEAEQQADAEPADSAPENEAPLSAEEKRQAAIKAAVARAKAKKQAAAKDQEGNDLS
- the rsxB gene encoding electron transport complex subunit RsxB, whose amino-acid sequence is MTLFFYAIIAIGALALVFGLILGYAAVKYRVESNPIVDQVDAILPQTQCGQCGYPGCRPYAEAIANGDDVNKCPPGGEATVKKLADLMGVEAKPLAGGEEAEPIKKVAYIREDECIGCTKCIQACPVDAIVGATRQMHTVIADECTGCDLCVDPCPVDCIDMIPVAQTVQTWKWQIDAIPVKQID
- the rsxA gene encoding electron transport complex subunit RsxA → MTEYILLLIGTVLVNNFVLVQFLGLCPFMGVSGKLETAIGMSLATTFVLTLASVTSYLVNQYILLPLDLTFLRTMSFILVIAVVVQFTEMVVRKTSPTLYRLLGIFLPLITTNCAVLGVALLNIKNDHTFIGSAVYGFGAAVGFSLVLVLFAALRERLAVADVPTPFKGASIAMITAGLMSLAFMGFSGLVKF